A stretch of the Sphingomonas sp. CL5.1 genome encodes the following:
- the rapZ gene encoding RNase adapter RapZ: MTPPPEILLVTGMSGAGKSTVLKTLEDLGWEVVDNLPLSLLDRLLNALPPEGTEGMQRPLALGIGARTRDFDAAQVVAQVDRLRAKGGYEIGTLFLDCDSDELARRYDETRRRHPLALDRPARDGIERERELLAPLRRWANRLIDTSHFNANALAQQVRAAFSRSGLGDTIVSVMSFGFARGLPGDADLVFDMRFLRNPHWEPSLRPGTGQDEDVAAYIVADPAYADALRRIEDLLLLLVPRYIAEGKAYVTIAFGCTGGRHRSVHVAERVAGRLLNAGFSPTVTHRDLAAAPQDALEGHPIGQ; this comes from the coding sequence GTGACCCCGCCCCCGGAGATATTGCTCGTCACCGGCATGTCCGGCGCCGGCAAGTCGACCGTGCTTAAGACGCTGGAAGACCTCGGCTGGGAGGTGGTGGACAATCTGCCGCTCTCGCTGCTCGACCGGTTGCTCAACGCCCTGCCGCCCGAAGGGACAGAGGGGATGCAGCGCCCGCTCGCCCTCGGCATAGGCGCGCGCACGCGGGATTTCGACGCGGCGCAGGTCGTCGCGCAGGTCGATCGGCTCCGCGCCAAGGGCGGCTATGAGATCGGCACGCTGTTCCTCGATTGCGATTCGGACGAGCTGGCCCGGCGCTACGACGAGACACGCCGCCGCCATCCGCTCGCACTCGACCGGCCGGCGCGCGACGGGATCGAGCGCGAGCGGGAGTTGCTCGCGCCGCTCCGCCGCTGGGCCAACCGGTTGATCGACACCAGCCATTTCAACGCCAATGCGCTGGCGCAGCAGGTGCGCGCGGCCTTCTCCCGCTCCGGGCTGGGCGATACGATCGTCTCGGTCATGTCATTCGGCTTCGCGCGCGGGCTGCCGGGCGACGCCGACCTGGTGTTCGACATGCGCTTCCTGCGCAATCCGCATTGGGAGCCGTCGCTGCGCCCCGGCACCGGCCAGGATGAGGATGTCGCCGCCTATATCGTCGCCGATCCCGCCTATGCGGACGCGCTGCGGCGGATCGAGGATCTGCTGCTGCTGCTCGTCCCGCGCTATATCGCGGAGGGAAAAGCCTATGTCACGATCGCGTTCGGCTGTACCGGGGGGAGACATCGCTCGGTCCATGTCGCCGAACGGGTGGCGGGGCGGTTGCTTAATGCCGGATTTTCGCCCACGGTCACGCATCGCGATCTCGCGGCGGCGCCGCAGGATGCGCTTGAGGGACACCCGATAGGGCAATGA
- a CDS encoding PTS sugar transporter subunit IIA, translating to MIGLVLVTHGRLADEFVTAMEHVVGPQQQVRTVAIGPDDDMEARRGDIRDAIAAVDAGRGVIVLTDLFGGTPSNLAISLMERGRVEVIAGINLPMLIRLESARKAMTVVAAVAAAREAGRKYISVASEVLGEAAA from the coding sequence TTGATCGGCCTGGTACTGGTAACGCACGGGCGCCTCGCCGACGAATTCGTCACCGCGATGGAGCATGTCGTCGGCCCCCAGCAGCAGGTCCGCACCGTCGCGATCGGCCCCGATGACGACATGGAGGCGCGGCGCGGAGACATCCGCGATGCGATTGCCGCCGTCGACGCCGGGCGCGGCGTGATCGTGCTGACCGACCTGTTCGGCGGCACGCCCTCGAACCTCGCCATCTCGCTGATGGAGCGCGGCCGGGTGGAGGTGATCGCCGGCATCAACCTGCCGATGCTGATCCGGCTCGAATCGGCGCGCAAGGCGATGACGGTGGTCGCCGCCGTCGCCGCCGCGCGCGAGGCGGGGCGCAAATATATCTCGGTCGCATCGGAAGTGCTGGGCGAGGCCGCTGCGTGA
- a CDS encoding HPr family phosphocarrier protein produces the protein MTVSREVQITNRRGLHARASAKFVTLASAQPIPVSVAKGCSSVTGTSIMGLMMLGAAMGDTIVISAVGEAAEQVVSAMCELVEAKFGED, from the coding sequence GTGACGGTCTCGCGTGAGGTGCAGATCACCAACCGCCGCGGCCTCCACGCCCGCGCCAGCGCGAAATTCGTGACGCTCGCCTCGGCCCAGCCGATTCCGGTCAGCGTCGCCAAGGGCTGCTCCAGCGTCACCGGCACCTCGATCATGGGGCTGATGATGCTTGGCGCGGCGATGGGGGACACGATCGTCATCAGCGCGGTCGGCGAGGCGGCCGAACAGGTGGTTTCCGCCATGTGCGAGCTGGTCGAGGCCAAGTTCGGCGAGGATTGA
- a CDS encoding RNA methyltransferase, whose amino-acid sequence MPRQITAYSNPLVKHVRDLRDKRHRRESRQFLAEGLRILTEAHETGRLPRLLFFAAASARHPLVERLVAAVEAAGGEAIETTPDILSKLSGKDNPQAVVGVFDEFATALDALDRSGAGIWLVAERLRDPGNLGTILRTGDAVGTGGLILIGDCVDPFSVEAVRASMGALFTVPVVRCDWEAFLTWLRAGPGMLVGLSLQTKHDYRAPSYPAPTFLLTGNEAQGLPEEYEAACDLLVKLPMLGKADSLNAAVATAVMAYQVLASQRG is encoded by the coding sequence ATGCCCCGCCAGATCACCGCTTATTCCAATCCGCTGGTGAAGCACGTCCGCGACCTGCGCGACAAGCGACACCGCCGCGAGTCACGCCAGTTCCTCGCCGAAGGGCTGCGCATCCTCACCGAGGCGCATGAGACGGGGCGCCTCCCCCGCCTGCTGTTCTTCGCCGCCGCCAGCGCGCGGCATCCGCTGGTCGAGCGACTGGTCGCGGCGGTCGAGGCGGCCGGCGGCGAGGCGATCGAGACGACGCCGGACATCCTTTCCAAACTCTCCGGCAAGGACAATCCGCAGGCCGTCGTCGGCGTGTTCGATGAGTTCGCCACCGCCCTCGACGCGCTCGACCGGAGCGGCGCCGGCATCTGGCTGGTCGCCGAGCGGCTGCGCGATCCGGGCAATCTCGGCACGATCCTTCGTACCGGCGATGCGGTCGGCACCGGCGGGCTGATCCTGATCGGCGATTGCGTCGATCCCTTCTCGGTCGAAGCGGTGCGCGCCAGCATGGGGGCGCTGTTCACGGTGCCGGTGGTGCGCTGCGATTGGGAGGCGTTTCTGACATGGCTGCGCGCCGGGCCGGGCATGTTGGTCGGCCTCAGCCTCCAGACCAAGCATGACTATCGCGCGCCCTCCTACCCCGCCCCCACCTTCCTCCTCACCGGCAACGAGGCGCAGGGGCTGCCGGAGGAATATGAGGCCGCTTGCGACCTGCTCGTGAAGCTGCCGATGCTCGGCAAGGCGGACAGTCTCAACGCGGCGGTGGCGACCGCCGTGATGGCCTATCAGGTGCTTGCAAGCCAGCGCGGATAG
- a CDS encoding MoxR family ATPase, with protein sequence MKRFEGTQSYVATEDLKVAVNAAVMLRRPLLVKGEPGTGKTVLAYEIAKATGAPLIEWNVKSTTKAQQGLYEYDAVARLRDGQLGDERVHDISNYIRKGKLWEAFTAPQLPVLLIDEIDKADIEFPNDLLQELDRMEFHVYETRETVRAAERPIVVITSNNEKELPDAFLRRCFFHYIKFPDRETMQAIVDVHFPGIQKMLVSKAMDIFYEVREVPGLKKKPSTSELLDWLKLLLHEDMPLDVLQNRDPTKAIPPLHGALLKNEQDVMLFERLAFMAKRQANRP encoded by the coding sequence ATGAAGCGCTTCGAGGGCACCCAGAGCTATGTCGCGACCGAGGATCTGAAGGTCGCGGTCAACGCCGCCGTCATGCTCCGCCGCCCGCTGCTGGTGAAGGGCGAGCCGGGCACCGGCAAGACCGTCCTCGCCTATGAGATCGCCAAGGCGACCGGCGCGCCGCTGATCGAGTGGAACGTCAAGTCCACCACCAAGGCGCAGCAAGGCCTCTATGAATATGACGCGGTCGCCCGCCTGCGCGACGGCCAGCTCGGTGACGAGCGTGTCCACGACATCTCGAACTATATCCGCAAGGGCAAATTGTGGGAGGCGTTCACCGCGCCGCAGCTTCCCGTCCTGCTGATCGACGAGATCGACAAGGCCGATATCGAGTTCCCCAACGACCTGTTGCAGGAACTCGACCGGATGGAGTTCCACGTTTACGAAACGCGCGAAACCGTCCGCGCTGCCGAGCGCCCGATCGTCGTCATCACCTCGAACAACGAGAAGGAACTGCCCGACGCCTTCCTGCGCCGCTGCTTCTTCCACTACATCAAATTCCCCGATCGCGAGACGATGCAGGCGATCGTCGACGTCCACTTCCCCGGCATCCAGAAGATGCTGGTGAGCAAGGCGATGGATATCTTCTACGAGGTTCGCGAGGTGCCCGGCCTCAAGAAGAAACCCTCGACCAGCGAATTGCTCGACTGGCTCAAGCTGCTGCTGCACGAGGACATGCCGCTGGACGTGCTCCAGAACCGCGACCCGACCAAGGCGATCCCGCCGCTGCACGGCGCGCTGCTCAAGAACGAGCAGGACGTGATGTTGTTCGAGCGGCTGGCGTTCATGGCGAAGCGGCAGGCCAATCGCCCCTGA
- a CDS encoding CHAP domain-containing protein, with protein MGLAVAASAVPASAALLDYVGQCVPFARAASGIQIYGDAWTWWDQAEGRYPRGHQPKVGAVIAFAKQARLPLGHVAVVSRIVERRVLMLTHANWSRIDGARGHTEQDVTLYDVSPRNDWSEVKVWYRDSQGLGGTIYSVNGFIYAPGQPSPELTSRNPDYVGALIDAYVPDAGRAMR; from the coding sequence ATGGGCCTTGCGGTTGCCGCGTCGGCCGTTCCTGCGTCCGCCGCGCTGCTGGATTATGTCGGGCAATGCGTGCCGTTCGCGCGCGCCGCGTCGGGCATCCAGATCTACGGCGACGCCTGGACATGGTGGGATCAGGCAGAGGGCCGCTATCCGCGCGGTCATCAGCCGAAGGTCGGCGCGGTCATCGCTTTCGCGAAGCAAGCCCGTCTCCCGCTCGGCCATGTCGCGGTTGTCAGCCGCATCGTGGAACGGCGCGTGCTGATGCTCACCCACGCCAACTGGTCCCGCATCGACGGTGCGCGGGGGCACACCGAGCAGGACGTGACGCTCTACGACGTATCGCCACGCAACGACTGGAGCGAGGTGAAGGTCTGGTATCGCGACTCCCAGGGGCTGGGCGGCACGATCTACAGCGTCAACGGCTTCATCTACGCGCCGGGCCAGCCTTCGCCCGAACTCACCTCGCGCAACCCCGATTATGTCGGCGCGCTGATCGACGCCTATGTCCCGGATGCCGGACGGGCGATGCGGTAG